Proteins found in one Amycolatopsis aidingensis genomic segment:
- the tsaB gene encoding tRNA (adenosine(37)-N6)-threonylcarbamoyltransferase complex dimerization subunit type 1 TsaB, with protein MLVLAIDTATPAITAGVVELERTRLTVLGERVTLNPRAHGELLTPQVLQAAGQAGIRLPELDAVVCGNGPGPYTGLRAGLATAAALAHGLGIPAYPVCTLDAIAAEVTTTGAFLVVTDARRREVYWAGYDETGRRTEGPRVQRPAEMASPIRSAAGHGAQLYADAAEPGAVQILPPAQPSPRGLVTATREELLTSAPPAPLTPLYLRRPDAAEPGARKRVSTP; from the coding sequence GTGCTCGTACTCGCCATCGACACGGCGACCCCGGCCATCACCGCCGGCGTCGTCGAGCTGGAACGCACGCGACTCACCGTGCTCGGCGAGCGGGTGACGTTGAACCCGCGCGCGCACGGCGAACTGCTCACCCCGCAGGTGCTGCAGGCGGCAGGGCAGGCCGGTATCCGGTTGCCCGAGCTCGACGCGGTGGTCTGCGGCAACGGCCCGGGGCCGTACACCGGCCTCCGCGCGGGCCTGGCCACGGCCGCCGCGCTCGCGCACGGTCTCGGCATCCCGGCATACCCGGTGTGCACGCTGGATGCCATCGCCGCCGAGGTCACGACCACGGGAGCGTTCCTCGTCGTGACCGACGCACGCAGGCGCGAGGTGTACTGGGCCGGCTACGACGAAACGGGTCGCCGCACCGAAGGGCCGCGGGTGCAGCGGCCCGCCGAGATGGCCTCGCCGATCCGATCGGCCGCGGGGCACGGCGCCCAGCTCTACGCCGACGCGGCCGAACCCGGCGCGGTCCAGATCCTGCCGCCCGCGCAGCCGAGCCCGCGCGGCCTGGTCACGGCCACCCGAGAGGAACTGCTGACGAGCGCGCCGCCCGCCCCGCTGACCCCGTTGTACCTGCGCAGGCCGGACGCCGCCGAACCGGGAGCGCGGAAGCGGGTGAGCACGCCGTGA
- a CDS encoding DeoR/GlpR family DNA-binding transcription regulator codes for MPKARSSDAVVERRRQDVLRTVIECGEMRIDDLTERFGVSLMTMHRDLDDLAQRRLLRKLRGKVAAFPALTMETAKRFREGLHTEHKEALCRAADEEVAAGQTVFLDDSTTLFPLARRLTALESLVVITNSIEVARLVGGAAGAEVVLLGGRYTEFDSCAGPDTVAALGRTRADVGFVSATAVAGGRLYHPVREFAELKTAALRAANRNVLLVDHSKFGRTATYAYGDVGGYDLVITDGDTQDEEITAMHACGAAVRRVQVPKMKEQRP; via the coding sequence ATGCCTAAGGCCCGGTCCTCCGACGCCGTGGTCGAGCGACGGCGGCAGGATGTACTGCGCACGGTGATCGAGTGCGGCGAGATGCGCATCGACGACCTCACCGAACGGTTCGGGGTCAGCCTGATGACTATGCACCGCGACCTGGACGACCTCGCGCAGCGGCGGCTCCTGCGCAAGCTCCGGGGCAAGGTCGCGGCCTTCCCCGCACTCACCATGGAGACCGCCAAACGCTTCCGGGAAGGGCTGCATACCGAACACAAGGAGGCGCTGTGCCGGGCGGCGGACGAGGAGGTGGCCGCCGGGCAGACGGTGTTCCTGGACGACTCGACCACGCTCTTCCCTCTTGCCCGCAGGCTCACCGCGCTGGAAAGCCTGGTCGTGATCACCAACTCCATCGAGGTCGCCAGGCTGGTCGGGGGCGCGGCCGGAGCGGAGGTCGTGCTGCTCGGCGGCCGGTACACCGAGTTCGACTCGTGTGCCGGTCCGGACACGGTGGCGGCGCTCGGCCGCACGCGGGCCGATGTGGGGTTCGTATCCGCGACCGCGGTGGCCGGGGGACGGCTGTACCACCCCGTACGCGAGTTCGCCGAACTGAAGACGGCCGCCCTGCGCGCGGCCAACCGGAACGTCCTGCTGGTCGACCACTCGAAGTTCGGCAGGACCGCCACCTATGCCTACGGAGACGTGGGCGGATACGACCTGGTCATCACCGACGGTGACACCCAGGACGAGGAGATAACGGCGATGCACGCATGCGGTGCCGCGGTGCGGCGCGTCCAGGTCCCGAAGATGAAGGAGCAGCGGCCATGA
- a CDS encoding peptidase — translation MYKPPGAGVGTAGGSVGTLATTGADLGWWLAVGITLIALGVIAMVAVHQRNRKLHREVS, via the coding sequence ATGTACAAACCGCCGGGAGCAGGTGTCGGCACGGCGGGTGGCAGCGTCGGGACGCTGGCCACCACCGGTGCCGACCTCGGCTGGTGGCTGGCGGTGGGTATCACGCTGATCGCGCTGGGCGTGATCGCGATGGTCGCCGTGCACCAGCGGAACCGGAAGCTGCATCGGGAGGTGTCGTGA
- a CDS encoding alpha/beta fold hydrolase: protein MTPSRRILGVVGGVGAVVTGAVAAALTVTTRRSRDPFMTEPLGKLEPDRASTVAADDGTPLSVEEIDPPDGEEPVLTVLGVHGFALSRRSWHFQRRDLATLRLPAVRQVYYDHRGHGQSGPAAQETSTIEQLANDLDAVVRALIPSGPIVLIGHSMGGMVIMELAEKAPELFAERVSGVALIATAAGEVGAKGLPRPLLSKYNPLTKGVGELAGWQPGLVEFVRAAGGQLTRQAIRRLAFGGRDVSPRLVDFMLEMLAVTPVRGLVNFVDTLGSHNRYAALAGLKETHVLVIGADDDRLTPFSHAERMAAELPDAELVRVRGAGHMVQLEQPELVNSHLIDLLQRSAKVDGSAPRRRFRWWRR, encoded by the coding sequence GTGACACCGTCACGCCGGATCCTTGGCGTCGTGGGCGGAGTCGGTGCGGTGGTCACCGGCGCCGTGGCTGCGGCGTTGACGGTCACCACGCGCAGGAGCAGGGATCCGTTCATGACCGAGCCGCTCGGCAAACTGGAACCGGACCGTGCCTCGACGGTTGCGGCGGACGACGGCACACCGTTGTCCGTGGAGGAAATCGATCCGCCGGATGGCGAGGAGCCCGTGCTGACCGTGCTCGGTGTGCACGGATTCGCGCTTTCCCGGCGCAGTTGGCACTTCCAGCGTCGGGACCTGGCGACTTTGCGGCTGCCCGCTGTCCGGCAGGTGTACTACGACCATCGCGGGCACGGACAATCCGGACCGGCGGCTCAGGAAACCAGCACGATTGAACAGCTGGCGAATGATCTGGACGCGGTGGTGCGCGCGCTCATTCCGAGCGGCCCTATTGTCCTTATTGGACATTCAATGGGTGGTATGGTGATCATGGAGCTAGCCGAGAAGGCGCCGGAACTGTTCGCCGAGCGGGTGAGCGGGGTCGCGCTGATCGCGACCGCGGCCGGCGAGGTGGGCGCGAAGGGGCTGCCCCGGCCGCTGCTGTCCAAGTACAACCCGCTCACCAAGGGCGTTGGCGAGCTGGCCGGCTGGCAGCCGGGATTGGTCGAGTTCGTCCGCGCCGCCGGTGGCCAGCTCACCCGGCAGGCGATTCGGCGGCTCGCGTTCGGTGGGCGCGACGTGAGCCCGCGGCTGGTGGACTTCATGCTGGAGATGCTCGCTGTGACCCCGGTACGAGGGCTGGTGAACTTCGTGGACACGCTGGGAAGCCATAATCGGTATGCCGCGCTGGCCGGGCTGAAGGAGACACATGTGCTGGTGATCGGGGCGGACGACGACCGGCTCACCCCCTTTTCGCACGCCGAACGGATGGCGGCCGAGTTGCCGGACGCCGAGTTGGTTCGGGTGCGCGGTGCGGGGCATATGGTGCAGCTGGAGCAGCCGGAACTGGTGAACAGCCACCTCATCGACCTGCTGCAGCGCTCGGCCAAGGTGGATGGTTCCGCTCCCAGGCGCCGGTTTCGGTGGTGGCGCCGGTGA
- the tsaD gene encoding tRNA (adenosine(37)-N6)-threonylcarbamoyltransferase complex transferase subunit TsaD: protein MPRLILGIESSCDETGVGLVRLHEDGSVELLADEVASSVEQHARFGGVVPEVASRAHLEAMTPTLNRAFETAELNLSDVDAIAVTAGPGLAGALLVGVAAAKAYAVALDVPLYGVNHLAGHIAVDTLQHGPLPSPCLALLVSGGHTQLLRVDRIADTITEIGSTVDDAAGEAYDKVARVLELPYPGGPPIDKAARNGDPEAIAFPRGMTGPRDAPFDFSFSGLKTAVARWVETAQRRGETIPVEDVAASFQEAVADVLTAKAVRAARDSGIGTLVVSGGVAANSRLAALATERCTEAGIELRVPRPRLCTDNGAMIAALGAHLLAADITPSELDFSAQPALPVGTVSV, encoded by the coding sequence ATGCCACGGCTCATTCTGGGAATCGAGAGCTCCTGTGACGAGACCGGCGTCGGGCTGGTCCGGCTGCACGAGGATGGTTCGGTCGAGCTGCTCGCCGACGAGGTGGCTTCCAGCGTCGAGCAGCACGCCCGGTTCGGCGGCGTGGTCCCGGAGGTGGCCAGCAGGGCGCACCTCGAGGCGATGACCCCGACCCTGAACCGGGCCTTCGAAACGGCGGAACTCAATCTGTCCGATGTGGACGCCATCGCGGTCACCGCGGGGCCAGGCCTCGCCGGTGCGCTGCTGGTCGGGGTGGCCGCGGCCAAGGCCTACGCCGTAGCGCTGGACGTCCCCTTGTACGGGGTCAACCATCTCGCCGGCCATATCGCGGTGGACACCTTGCAACACGGGCCGCTTCCTTCACCCTGTCTGGCACTGCTGGTTTCCGGCGGGCACACCCAGCTGTTGCGGGTGGACCGGATCGCGGACACCATAACCGAAATAGGATCCACAGTAGACGACGCCGCCGGTGAGGCCTACGACAAGGTGGCGCGGGTACTCGAACTGCCCTACCCCGGCGGGCCGCCGATCGACAAAGCCGCCCGCAACGGCGATCCCGAGGCGATCGCCTTCCCGCGCGGGATGACCGGACCCAGGGACGCGCCGTTCGACTTCTCCTTCTCCGGGCTCAAGACAGCCGTCGCGCGCTGGGTCGAGACGGCGCAACGACGTGGGGAGACCATCCCGGTGGAAGACGTGGCCGCCTCGTTCCAGGAGGCCGTCGCGGATGTGCTCACCGCCAAGGCCGTTCGCGCGGCACGGGATTCGGGCATCGGCACGCTGGTGGTCTCCGGCGGGGTCGCCGCGAACTCCCGGCTGGCAGCCTTGGCGACAGAGCGCTGCACCGAAGCCGGGATCGAGCTTCGCGTCCCGCGGCCACGACTGTGCACCGACAACGGTGCCATGATCGCCGCACTCGGCGCGCACCTGCTCGCCGCGGACATCACACCGTCCGAACTGGACTTCTCGGCGCAGCCGGCACTACCGGTCGGCACCGTGTCGGTCTGA
- a CDS encoding NAD(P)H-hydrate dehydratase, with protein MQGIWTTDRVRAAEERLLAVTPEGALMRRAAFGVSVRAVGMLSEHAGRVAGSRVALLVGAGNNGGDALWAGAFLRRRGVGVTAVLLKPDRAHPQGLAALRRAGGRAVPVEDGPRWLTRADLVIDGIVGISASGPLRPQAAELLEQVSAPVLAVDLPSGVDPDTGEVAGPAVRAACTVTFGALKPVHALNPSHCGSVELVDIGLDGELANPDLFRLDTVDLAANWPLPGPEDDKYSQGVAGIAAGSATYPGAAVLATGSAVRATAGMVRYAGPAADAVRAHWPETVATGSITDAGRAQSWAVGPGIGTGREGREVLEHALDQGVPVCADADAITIIARTPAVLDARDPDTPLVLTPHAGEFERLTGARPGADRVAAAREAAARFKAVLLLKGHCTIVAAPDGRVLVNVPRGSWLATAGSGDVLSGLVGALLAAGIEAWLAAGMATYVHSLAGLLAARGVPASASGVLAAIPDALRQVRALAPPGRG; from the coding sequence GTGCAGGGCATCTGGACCACGGATCGAGTTCGCGCGGCCGAGGAGCGGCTGCTCGCTGTCACACCCGAGGGTGCGCTGATGCGCCGCGCCGCGTTCGGGGTGAGCGTCCGGGCGGTCGGCATGCTCAGCGAACACGCGGGCAGGGTCGCCGGTAGCCGGGTGGCCTTGTTGGTCGGTGCGGGCAACAACGGTGGCGATGCCTTGTGGGCTGGTGCGTTTCTCCGTCGCCGCGGCGTCGGCGTGACGGCCGTACTCTTGAAACCGGACCGTGCGCATCCGCAGGGACTGGCCGCGTTACGCAGGGCTGGTGGCCGCGCGGTGCCGGTCGAGGACGGTCCACGATGGCTCACTCGCGCCGATCTCGTGATCGATGGCATCGTGGGAATTTCCGCCAGCGGACCGTTGCGCCCGCAAGCGGCCGAACTGCTTGAGCAGGTCAGCGCCCCGGTGCTCGCGGTGGATCTGCCGAGCGGCGTCGATCCCGACACCGGCGAGGTCGCGGGTCCAGCCGTGCGCGCAGCGTGCACTGTCACTTTCGGGGCGCTTAAGCCGGTGCACGCGCTGAACCCCAGCCACTGCGGCTCGGTCGAACTCGTCGACATCGGCCTCGACGGTGAGCTCGCGAACCCCGATCTGTTCCGGCTGGACACCGTGGACCTGGCGGCCAACTGGCCGTTGCCGGGGCCTGAGGACGACAAGTACAGCCAGGGGGTCGCGGGCATCGCTGCGGGGTCGGCGACCTATCCCGGCGCGGCGGTACTGGCGACCGGCTCGGCCGTGCGTGCCACCGCCGGCATGGTGCGTTACGCCGGGCCCGCGGCCGATGCGGTGCGTGCCCACTGGCCGGAGACGGTCGCGACCGGGTCGATCACCGATGCCGGTCGGGCGCAGTCCTGGGCGGTCGGCCCCGGAATCGGCACCGGCAGGGAAGGTCGCGAGGTGCTGGAACACGCTCTGGACCAGGGCGTGCCGGTGTGCGCGGATGCCGACGCGATCACCATCATCGCCAGGACACCGGCGGTTCTCGATGCCCGTGATCCCGACACTCCGCTGGTCCTTACCCCACATGCGGGCGAGTTCGAACGGTTGACCGGCGCCAGGCCTGGCGCGGATCGGGTGGCGGCCGCGAGGGAAGCGGCGGCCCGCTTCAAAGCGGTGTTGCTGCTCAAGGGCCACTGCACGATCGTGGCTGCTCCCGATGGGCGGGTGCTGGTGAATGTTCCGCGTGGCTCCTGGCTGGCCACGGCCGGGTCGGGCGATGTGCTTTCCGGATTGGTGGGCGCCCTGCTGGCGGCGGGGATCGAAGCGTGGCTGGCCGCGGGTATGGCCACCTACGTGCACTCGCTAGCGGGCCTGCTGGCCGCGCGGGGCGTCCCGGCATCGGCCTCCGGCGTGCTGGCGGCCATCCCCGACGCACTCCGCCAGGTGCGTGCACTGGCTCCGCCTGGCCGCGGTTAG
- the tsaE gene encoding tRNA (adenosine(37)-N6)-threonylcarbamoyltransferase complex ATPase subunit type 1 TsaE yields MAPVSIELATPEDTMDFGRRLGGWLRPGDLVLLAGPLGAGKTTLTRGIAEGLGVSGRVSSPTFVLARTHPAGSSGVALLHVDAYRLGGDLAQLDDLDLDTDLEGAAVVAEWGEGVAERLSEDHLVVRLERREDDARLLWLEPHGTWYDRLPPDLREPASGPARQTDSRR; encoded by the coding sequence GTGGCGCCGGTGAGCATCGAACTCGCCACTCCCGAGGACACCATGGACTTCGGGCGGCGGCTTGGTGGTTGGCTGCGGCCAGGCGACCTGGTGCTGCTGGCTGGGCCGCTCGGTGCCGGGAAGACCACCTTGACCAGGGGAATCGCCGAAGGGCTCGGGGTGTCCGGGCGGGTGAGCTCGCCTACGTTCGTGCTCGCGAGGACGCACCCAGCCGGGTCCTCCGGGGTCGCGCTACTGCACGTGGATGCTTACCGGCTGGGTGGCGATCTCGCCCAGCTTGACGACCTCGACCTGGACACCGACCTGGAAGGCGCGGCCGTGGTGGCCGAGTGGGGCGAGGGTGTGGCCGAGCGGCTGTCCGAGGACCACCTGGTCGTGCGGCTCGAGCGCCGGGAGGACGACGCCCGGCTGCTGTGGCTGGAGCCCCACGGCACGTGGTACGACCGCCTGCCGCCGGACCTCCGTGAACCTGCCTCTGGACCGGCGCGACAAACCGACTCGCGCCGTTAA
- the rimI gene encoding ribosomal protein S18-alanine N-acetyltransferase, producing the protein MKLEPLRSKHIRRCVEIEHVLFADDSPWSARAFRSELDAGGHYLVAITPEGEVAGYAGLAVAGRPGEWESNVNTIGVDPAFQHQGVGTALLRALLAKADELRAPVFLEVRTDNAAAISLYERHGFSRIGMRRRYYQPSGADAYTMARPARDGSEEATG; encoded by the coding sequence GTGAAGTTGGAACCGTTGCGCAGCAAGCATATTCGCCGGTGCGTCGAGATCGAGCACGTTCTCTTCGCCGACGACAGCCCGTGGAGTGCGCGTGCCTTCCGCTCGGAGCTCGACGCAGGTGGCCACTATCTCGTCGCCATCACCCCCGAGGGTGAAGTGGCGGGCTACGCCGGCCTCGCCGTCGCAGGCAGACCCGGCGAATGGGAGTCCAATGTGAACACAATCGGCGTGGACCCCGCCTTCCAGCACCAGGGTGTCGGAACCGCACTCCTGCGCGCACTACTGGCCAAGGCCGACGAACTACGCGCCCCGGTGTTCCTCGAAGTGCGCACCGACAACGCCGCCGCGATCTCGCTGTACGAGCGGCACGGCTTCAGCCGGATCGGGATGCGCAGGCGTTACTACCAGCCCTCGGGGGCCGACGCCTACACGATGGCTCGACCCGCGCGAGACGGCTCCGAGGAGGCGACGGGCTGA
- the xylB gene encoding xylulokinase has product MTAQSPTLVAGVDSSTQSTKVVVCDARTGAILRTGRAEHPDTTEVDPAVWWDALTSATDGLLDDVRAIGVAGQQHGMVTVDDSGEVVRPALLWNDNRSGQAAADLVTELGGPEVWAEAVGLVPVASFTVSKLRWLAEHEPRSADRVARVLLPHDWLTWRLQGTKSAEPVTDRGDASGTGYFSPAKREYRQDLVAHAFGGRVPELPRVLGPAEPAGYTSDGRLISAGTGDNMAAALALEAGAGDAVVSLGTSGTVFGVSESPVADPTGTVAGFADATGRFLPLACTLNAARVLTATAAMLGVDLAELDRLALASQPGAEGLTLLPYLDGERTPNLPDASGSLFGLRRTNMTPENLARAAVEGMLCGLAAGLDAVRAHGIDVRQVLLTGGAAQSSAVRAAAPIIFGVPVSVPEPAEHVAIGAARQAAWALAGSADPPRWQGNSALRLDDPGAHGVTIGEHIRAQHAEAREVAHGD; this is encoded by the coding sequence ATGACGGCTCAGTCACCGACCCTGGTCGCCGGGGTCGACTCGTCCACCCAGTCCACGAAGGTGGTGGTGTGCGATGCGCGCACCGGGGCGATCCTGCGCACCGGGCGGGCCGAGCACCCGGACACGACCGAGGTCGACCCCGCCGTGTGGTGGGATGCGCTCACCTCGGCCACCGACGGTCTGCTCGACGACGTGCGCGCCATCGGCGTGGCGGGGCAGCAGCACGGCATGGTCACTGTGGACGACAGCGGTGAGGTCGTCCGGCCTGCGCTGCTGTGGAACGACAACCGTTCCGGGCAGGCCGCCGCCGACCTGGTTACCGAACTCGGTGGCCCGGAGGTGTGGGCCGAGGCCGTCGGCCTCGTTCCGGTGGCCAGTTTCACCGTCAGCAAGCTTCGCTGGCTGGCCGAGCACGAACCGCGGTCGGCCGATCGGGTCGCACGGGTACTGCTGCCGCATGACTGGCTGACCTGGCGACTTCAAGGGACAAAGAGTGCCGAACCAGTGACCGACCGTGGCGACGCGTCCGGCACCGGCTACTTTTCGCCCGCTAAACGCGAGTACCGGCAGGATCTGGTCGCACATGCGTTCGGTGGTCGCGTTCCGGAACTGCCGAGGGTGCTCGGACCGGCCGAACCCGCCGGGTACACCAGCGATGGCAGGTTGATCTCGGCAGGTACCGGGGACAACATGGCCGCCGCGCTGGCACTCGAGGCCGGTGCGGGCGACGCGGTGGTGTCGCTGGGGACCAGCGGCACCGTTTTCGGCGTCAGCGAGTCGCCGGTCGCCGATCCGACCGGCACGGTGGCCGGGTTCGCCGATGCGACCGGCCGGTTCCTGCCGCTGGCCTGCACGCTCAACGCCGCACGGGTGCTCACCGCGACCGCGGCCATGCTCGGTGTGGACCTCGCGGAACTCGATCGGCTCGCGCTTGCCTCGCAGCCCGGCGCCGAGGGGCTGACCCTGCTGCCCTACCTGGACGGTGAGCGCACCCCGAACCTCCCGGACGCGAGCGGTTCGCTCTTCGGGCTGCGGCGCACGAACATGACGCCGGAGAACCTGGCCCGGGCGGCTGTGGAAGGGATGCTGTGCGGCCTCGCCGCCGGGCTCGACGCGGTCCGGGCGCACGGAATCGACGTGCGCCAGGTGCTGCTCACCGGTGGCGCCGCCCAGTCCAGCGCCGTGCGTGCCGCGGCCCCCATCATTTTCGGCGTTCCGGTATCGGTGCCCGAACCCGCCGAGCACGTGGCCATCGGGGCCGCGCGGCAGGCCGCGTGGGCGCTGGCCGGTTCGGCGGATCCACCGCGGTGGCAGGGCAACAGCGCGTTGCGTTTGGACGATCCCGGTGCGCACGGCGTGACCATCGGCGAACATATCCGGGCTCAGCATGCGGAAGCGCGCGAGGTAGCGCACGGCGACTGA
- the alr gene encoding alanine racemase, producing the protein MSPDQPRRAEAVIDLRAIRHNVALLAGRAADSGAATMAVVKADGYGHGAVPAARAALDGGATWLGTCSLAEALDLRAAGITAPMLSWLDTPDVDFAPGIEQGVDISVSSLPELGRVATAASRVGRPARVHLKLDTGLARNGCHPSEWPALVKAAAADPYLDVAAIWSHLACADEPGHPSIDAQAGRFHAGYAIARDLGLNPLRHLANSAATLTRPDLHFDLVRPGIAVYGLNPVPQQEDLRPAMTFRSTVVLVKRIEAGESVSYGHTWTASRATTLALVPAGYADGVPRTLSNRMSVWLDGQRRPMVGRVCMDQIVVDCGDHEPQLGAEVVLFGTGTQGEPTAREWADTIGTIDYEIVTGMYRPRVVRTYLGEVAR; encoded by the coding sequence ATGAGTCCTGACCAGCCGCGCCGCGCCGAGGCCGTGATCGACCTGCGGGCGATCCGGCACAATGTCGCGCTGCTCGCCGGCCGGGCGGCCGATTCCGGCGCGGCCACCATGGCGGTGGTGAAGGCGGACGGCTACGGGCACGGCGCGGTACCGGCCGCGCGGGCCGCCCTGGACGGCGGTGCGACCTGGCTGGGTACCTGTTCCCTGGCGGAGGCGCTGGATCTGCGTGCCGCCGGGATTACCGCGCCGATGCTGAGCTGGCTGGACACCCCCGATGTCGACTTCGCGCCGGGAATCGAGCAAGGGGTGGACATTTCAGTCAGTTCGCTACCTGAGCTCGGCCGGGTGGCGACCGCGGCAAGCCGGGTGGGCCGCCCCGCGCGGGTGCATCTGAAACTTGACACCGGTCTGGCCCGCAACGGATGTCACCCATCCGAATGGCCTGCGCTGGTCAAGGCCGCGGCCGCGGATCCGTATCTGGACGTGGCTGCGATCTGGTCGCATCTCGCCTGTGCCGACGAACCGGGTCACCCCTCGATCGACGCGCAGGCTGGTCGCTTCCATGCGGGTTACGCGATCGCCAGGGACCTCGGGTTGAATCCTCTGCGACACCTAGCGAACTCGGCGGCCACGCTGACCCGGCCCGATCTCCATTTCGACCTCGTCCGTCCCGGGATCGCCGTCTACGGCCTCAATCCCGTTCCCCAGCAGGAAGATCTGCGGCCCGCTATGACGTTCCGGTCCACTGTGGTGCTCGTGAAGCGGATCGAGGCTGGCGAATCGGTCTCTTATGGACATACCTGGACGGCGTCGCGGGCCACGACGCTGGCGCTCGTGCCCGCAGGGTACGCAGACGGCGTTCCGCGCACCCTTTCCAACCGGATGAGCGTATGGTTGGACGGCCAACGTCGCCCGATGGTCGGCAGGGTATGCATGGACCAGATCGTGGTCGACTGTGGTGACCACGAGCCGCAGCTCGGCGCCGAGGTGGTGCTTTTCGGCACGGGAACGCAGGGCGAACCGACCGCGCGCGAATGGGCGGACACCATAGGCACGATCGACTACGAGATCGTCACCGGGATGTACCGTCCGCGGGTGGTGCGCACTTACCTCGGCGAGGTGGCCCGGTGA
- a CDS encoding NAD(P)-dependent alcohol dehydrogenase, with product MGEVPDTMRAAVLRGVHDVALQERQVPEPGQGEVLVQVLAVGTCGSDVHYYEHGRIGDFVVRQPLVLGHEPSGVVVARGPGATGHDLGQRVALEPGVPCAHCLQCRLGRYNLCPDMRFFGTPPVDGAFCEYVTLPVEFAHAIPDQLSDEAAGLLEPLSVGVWACRKARVQPGSRVLITGAGPIGLVAVQVARTFGATEVVVTDVNPRRLRVAAELGATGTIDVSVSSLADSGYEPDVLLECSGVPAATSEAVRRIARAGRVVLVGMGGDELALPLGHIQGYEIEVTGTFRYANTWPAAIALASGGDVDLDRLVTHRFGLAEVEQALTIGNRDGSVIKAVVRPDA from the coding sequence ATGGGTGAGGTTCCCGACACCATGCGCGCCGCCGTGCTCCGCGGGGTCCACGACGTGGCGTTGCAGGAGCGGCAGGTTCCCGAACCAGGCCAGGGCGAGGTGCTGGTCCAGGTCCTCGCCGTGGGCACCTGCGGCTCCGATGTGCACTACTACGAACACGGGCGGATCGGGGACTTCGTCGTGCGTCAGCCCTTGGTGCTCGGTCACGAGCCGAGTGGCGTGGTGGTGGCACGCGGACCAGGTGCCACCGGGCACGACCTCGGGCAGCGGGTCGCACTCGAACCGGGTGTGCCCTGTGCCCACTGCCTCCAGTGCCGGCTCGGTCGCTACAACCTGTGCCCGGACATGCGGTTCTTCGGTACTCCGCCGGTCGACGGGGCCTTCTGCGAGTACGTCACCCTGCCAGTCGAGTTCGCGCACGCCATCCCAGACCAGTTGAGCGACGAGGCCGCCGGGTTGCTCGAGCCGCTTTCGGTCGGGGTGTGGGCCTGCCGAAAGGCCAGGGTGCAGCCGGGATCCCGAGTGTTGATCACGGGCGCCGGCCCGATCGGCCTGGTAGCCGTGCAGGTAGCCAGGACGTTCGGTGCGACCGAGGTCGTGGTGACGGACGTCAACCCCCGGCGCCTGCGGGTCGCCGCCGAACTCGGCGCGACCGGCACGATTGACGTGTCCGTGTCCAGTCTTGCCGACTCCGGGTACGAGCCGGACGTCCTACTGGAGTGTTCAGGCGTACCGGCGGCCACATCCGAGGCGGTACGCCGGATCGCCAGGGCCGGCCGGGTCGTGCTGGTCGGCATGGGTGGCGACGAGCTCGCCCTGCCATTGGGGCACATCCAGGGATACGAAATCGAGGTCACCGGCACCTTCCGTTACGCCAACACCTGGCCGGCGGCGATCGCGCTGGCTTCCGGCGGCGACGTCGACCTCGACCGCCTGGTGACGCACCGTTTCGGTCTGGCCGAGGTCGAACAGGCACTCACTATCGGTAACCGGGACGGTTCGGTGATCAAGGCCGTGGTGCGCCCTGATGCCTAA